The sequence below is a genomic window from Plasmodium gaboni strain SY75 chromosome 7, whole genome shotgun sequence.
ataatttaagaACAACATCAGGATCAAATTCAAATCGAAATGAAAATTACTTAGGAACCTTGGATAGCAAATATTATCCTCATATGCAAGAAGAACCATTTTATAGTGGTCAAGATAATTATAGAGGAAAACCAAATTCAGATGAATATTCTGGGAAGCAAAGTgatgtatataataataataattataaagGAGGTAATGGAAAGAATGTAAGAGAAGAGTATCCTAGAAAACAAACAGGAAGTTTTTATGATCCTGAAAAATTTCATGGACTAAATGAAATCGATAATTTTTCTACAACATCATTAGGAGTAGATTATAATGATCCTCAAAATTATAAAGGACATAGTCATAATgtttataattatgaagAATTCAATGAATGGGATTATAGAAATCATAATCCATATGATGGAAATTATGATGTTTATCAAGGTAGTGATACAATAGAAACCAATTATTATGTCCCAAATGATTATAATGGAAAGAAACAGAGGAATGAAGATCAAGACTATTTGTCAGAATCTATGTATTATGGTAATACTGATTCTAAAGGAAATAACATAACTAAGGAAGATGAGGAATTGTTAAAATCCTTTTATAATAGTTTAAACCataataaagaatttaaaaaaaaagaagaaaaacCTAGCAAACCACGAGACCAAACAAATACTAAACGCAGCGCTCAACAAAAATCTAAAGAATCAAAAATATCTGATGTGCGTAAAAAATTTTTCGATctaaataatgaaataacGGAAGAAAATTTAACTGAAATGGTTAGATCTTTAGATAATATTCCAACTATTAATGATATTCTCCATATATGGTGGCAATTACGTGAAGTGGAAAGACATAAATTTGCTATGATGCAATATCGTTTAATGAAATACATTGGACATTTAACAAATACATATGATTTAAATGAAGACTTTGCAAAAGATCTGTGGGTTGCTTATAGCAAATATATTACGACTAAGCTAGAAAAGAAGGagaatttttataataaagttttttattcatttattaaaagagATGCTGTTACAAGACATGCTTTGGAATGTTTTCTAAGTGATTGTATTAAATCCTTTcatcaatatataatatatttaaataaaaaatgtcAAGATAGAATAGCTGTTGAAGTTATTGAAAGAGTGAATTCGAGAAAAGTACCTTTGTCTATAACAATGGGGGAATAATATCAaaagatattttttatatttaaatgtataatatattttctatagGATGTGGAATATATTAAAGGTAGAACccaaacaaaaaaaaaaaaaaaattaaaaaaaaaaaattaaaaaaaaaaaatattatatgtataattaatatacatttaCCATCATAATAGGACGACATATGGgtaaatatatcatatttttgtatttaaacataaaacattaattatatatatatatatatatatatatatacctcATATTTGGATTTATTCTACAAccaatatatttataaattttataagtTTGATATAAAGGATTGGAAtttgtatatgtataattatatttatttgtatacatttattattttttttaataatacacatataattaaatatttacataaataattatatatatataaatatttatttatattttttggATCCTTCTCTATAGTTTTTgcctttttatttatttatctatttatttatttatatatatatatatatatatatatatatatttatatttatatattttatttatttttttttttatcgtctcatttgttattttaaaaactttaaaaaaaaaaaataaataaaataaaatattttttattttataatatcaaaTCTTCATTATAAGTCTAATGTAATATTGAAGAATGCTACATAATGTAGGaatatatgtgtatatttatatgtttatgATGGTTCTTATTATActgtaaaaaaaaaaaaaatattacatataaaatataagaatagcatatatgaatataaaagCTAAGATAAAATACtaattgaaaaaaaaaaaaaaaaaccaaaaaaaataaaaaaaaaaaagatagagaaatagaataaaaaatgtattttttgtatatattatatatatcattataataataaaaaggtTATGTcaataatgtatatatatatatatatatatatatatatatatgtatgtttatatttgttaaattaataaattaaataatattatggaaaaaaaaaaaaaaaatttcttccttaagaatttttatttgctttatgttttaatgataagaatagaatgttaatattattcaaatagaaaaattattaaaattatgattctaactattaaatatattataaaaacaattCCTAAAATTGCAAGTGATATTGCAACAAAGAATAAAGCTTTAAGTCTTTCTCTATCCTCTCTATTTAATTCATTAAGAAATTGGAATATTTGATATTTATTACGTAAATAATTAACTCTATGTTTATTCATTCtttcaaaaaatttttcaaaaatttttataaaatttttattagCTACATCACCTTGTTTGTTTTGAGCATTAGAATTTTTAGAATTATCTttatcattcatatttGCTCTTTCTTTTCTAAGTTGTTTTTCATGCAATGAAATATcttcattatcatttaattcatttaattGTTCATGTGATACTTCAGATACTGTAtgatcataatatatttcttctaatatattatttactACAGTTCCATCATATTCTGCTTTGTTATCAGTATTCATGTCTTCCAATGCTCGTTcataatcattttttatttctaataattttttgtcATATGCATTATCtaatacataataaaaattattatcacttttattttgtttCGTATTTTCTGTTTCTTCTCCAAAGCtttgaatattataagGATCCACTCCAATTAGAGAGGGTCCATTTAAttcatattcattattattattttctacTTCACCTAATAGTCTAATAAATTTTCCATGTTCTTTTCTATTATTAACtttgtaatttttatttgaagaattattttttgaaagctacaaaagtaaaaatatatatatatatatatatatatatatatgtatacattttcatataaaatgaactttttaaaaaattaataatatatatataaatattatgtatttttttaatttttttttttttttttttttttttacctCATCAAAATAGTTCACTTCTGTTGTGTGTAGAATGGTACATAAGACTAGTTCAAGAAACAAAAggaataattttattttattattagttacatatttttttaaattcctttttgtttctagaccatttttattatttgtctttttaaaatttcGTTCACTTTTCACAAGagatattttattaaattttttatgaacCATGTTGtgtatttttaatttttttataaaaattaatggatcaaaaaagaaaaaaatatatgaagaattaaatatgCATAGTTTagaaataagaaaaatatagatataaatattgaaaatataataataatgacataaaaaattggaaattaattattttgatatatataattagAATTGATAcaagaattatatataataaatttgataatacataaaattataatattactaattaattaaaaaaaaaaaattaaagtaaagaaaaataaaactaGTAGTTTAAAAAgattcatatattaaatgataataaatatattttttcattttttttaatatgtttcaaaattatgtataataatatggtacttgtatttttagaaataaaattacAAGGTTGTAAACAGAATATCTATGTATTTTTTGTaaaccaaaaaaaatatatatatatatatatatatatatataatatataataatttcaaTGAAATAAGTTAATTCTATTTACaaatacattattatttaaaataatatatatatgaatttattataatattatatttatatatattgttaatgaatataataatatatatatttatacattatagtaatataatttttttttttttttttttttttttttttattttatttttttttataaccatatttattttattattaaatatatatataatataactattaaaaatatattttcatatttaatattaaaaaaaaaaaattataacCAATGAAAACAAAACTTTCATAtagtattatataatattatttttcatatgcatgcaagaataaaaaaataaaaatataagtatTCATTATTACAATGAATACAACAGtacaataaaataatattttgaacataaaaatatatataattactctataagaacaaaaaaaaaaaaaaaaaaaaaaaaaaaaaaagataacaaaaattatatattataaatatatattttataatatatattttttaatattaatgaaggagtataaaaaaaaatatttaaatataaattaaacactaaaaatttataaataacTACAAGGAATAcaaattttaatataattattaaaaaaattacataaaatttatttatatttttattaaaaaaaaataaggaaAAATGTAATTTAACAAAAATTTGCAACCAATTATTTTTGAAGaaaggaaatatatatatatgtatattttaattatacTTTTAATAAAGTATAAAAGTAActatattaattttttatattttttttaaatattatatttataataaaatatatccCCACcctcaaaaaaaaaaaaaaattattacattaaagtaattattatgaataaatattatatttgaagtatatatacacatatatgAACATTTTATAGGGAATTATCCTACACAGAGtttgtataatttttgatTTATTCTATTCATAAAAATCTCTTAACATTTacaataattatatattaaatcTACAATTGTTTATTACTTATTTAtcaattaaataattaaattattgagatatatatttaattattttctttatataataaaaataatttcttaCACATATTCTATatgtgaaaaaaaaaatatggaagttatttattttatttttttttttattttgattttaaatataataaatataaatccATACGTAAGGAATAGAATTTCTTGGTTTCATTTGTTATAGctttataatatatatcatagatttttttatcttttattagctgaatattttattttacgtattttttcattaattctaaaatgtttttattcAGAAATTATGAAGAATCTTTATCAAAAAGGTTgatagtatatatatatatatatatatatattaaataatttaatttttttttaaaaatattatttttgtcctattgaaaataatccatgtaaaaataatagcaattttttttttctttttttttttttgtggAGGGGGTGAAGTTTAGagaaaatataacaaatattaCATGTGTTGATATTAATAGTTTTATATAAGGATAATTACATTTAATAtctataataatattattttgatttaGTTCTTCTTATTGTGtaatattcttttcttGTAATGTAGGATAGTTGaaatttacatataaataaatattatgttaGTAATATGTATAACCCATATTCTTGTTTTAAGATTATTAAGTTGGTATTTTATTCATGTaagtattatattttttatttataataaattataattcatGTGATTTCTGTGTGTCAATATGAATGAATCCTAGCTTTATATTGATTTTACTTTTACCCATATATATTGTCtaaagtaataaaaatataatataatctTAATGAATTTCCTATAATATTATAGTtagtatattatataatgagTACAATGATAgtattcatattattaatataatttattttaatgatatatcatagttataatattttgaaaatattaaaaaataatgtttctttaataattgacattataatatttatataattatatatgtctttttttttttttttttttgattttgTTTAACTCTTTTATATGATAACATTATTTGTTCTTTacttttaaattaattcagttattttatattatatattatatctttttaattttgtttttattattttagCAGAATTAGTATAAATggttatatatttatataagaTATTACCGACTTTGAATgaacatattataatatttgatatacaaattaatattaaagaatACAATAGTTgtaaataatgatataatatatttaaaatttatagactaacttataaaataaataaagtTCATGTAAAAATCTTTTGTACcttaatttttatatattaaacgataatacatatatatatatatatatatatatatatatatatacatatatatatatatattataagaggattatattataaattttatatggTTAAATATGCAAGTATTAGGGacttttaatattttattattatattatagtATTACTGTCACTTAAAATATAGTTTTCtttatacatttaaattgttattataaaaatgtattcataaaatgaacatatcaaaataatgaCCTATATTAGAAATCatattatgtaatattattttatataaattttttgtttaaaaatatataaaaaagtatatttaataatgatttaatattaaatgtgTGTTAATAAAAggtattattattacataataaaaaatatatacatatatatatatatatatatatatgcataatattatataatatgtaaatattgATGAGGGAGgtagaaaaaaaaaaaaaaaaaaaaaaacttgTCATATATCATTAGGCAtacatttttcttttttaaaacgTATTTTAATCCTTTAATAAACCGTATAGAACTATTTCATGaaattatttgaatttaCAAATAATTCTTAAGAATTATAAAGATAAGAGAATATAACATTTATGGGTATCAACAATATCATATgttaaaaagaaaaatgaattTTATTAGTTAATTTTTCAAGTTATAATTATGTGTTAATATagtttattattttatatagaaaatatatatattctaatctatataatattaattaatattataaaaagggaaaatttttttaaaccACATATTTTAACTATTAtcattaattatattttataaaataaataaaaacatataataataataacttggtaatattatataaattaaatgctatcttattaaatataatatttttaaaaattatatttatatatatatatatatatatatatatattatatacataatgAATTCtgaattttattatattatattatattttattttttgtgGGAACTGGAGGGgttatttaaattatgggtaatttttatgaaaagGATAATCATTTTAAATTTGGGAAATTAAATTTATGGTTTATTAGTGaatttgtatattaaaaggaaatgaataatatcataataaaaattttatgcctaatatatttataataataatgaaatgCTTTTAGTGTACcctttatttaatataattttattttagtatatattttattaattaattattttattttattttattatttttttttttataaataaaattctAATGTGTTATGATTTTGTTACCCCTCTTACCCTTTTAGATATGatgtaaatattattttttagatcatatttaatatgaattataaatattatattatatatattttttaaataaggaaaaatcttattatacaaattaataataaaaaagaattaaatttcttatattaaaattatttagAATTAATTGACTTTTagtataaaataaaaaaaaagaaaaattaaaataaatgatttctcttaattttaaagagtattttattattttttttattgcATGTACTTGatgtaaataaatttaatatgGGGAAATGAATTAATATTTCTGGGTATACAGTATTAAATAAGTAAATAGGTGTAGTCCAGAAATAGTAAATCCATATATAAAACACAAGAAAGAAAAGAgtattaaatattcatttacaattgttatatacatgattatatttgttttaacttattttataattaaaatatttataagtaaattattttaagaataaaattcatatttaactttatattacaaaaaaaaattatatataataataatatatacatatatatatatatatatatatatatatatataataataataataaataatataaatgttttattatattttatcataaattccttatttatatatttttaaaataaaatttatgtagtaatatattaataaatatatatataagattatatcactacatatatataatatatatatatagtgtttttttatattatttttaacatttttattaattttttcttttcttaatattattttttattattattatatatatatatatgtatatattattattatatataatttttttttgtaatataaaGTTNNNNNNNNNNNNNNNNNNNNNNNNNNNNNNNNNNNNNNNNNNNNNNNNNNNNNNNNNNNNNNNNNNNNNNNNNNNNNNNNNNNNNNNNNNNNNNNNNNNNaaaaaataaaaaaaaaaaaaaaaataaaaaaatatattattaatatatagaaaggattttatataaaaaaaaaaaaaaaaatttttctttgttttgaaaaaaaatgaaaaaaaaaaaaaaaaaaaaaaaaaaaaaaaaaaaaaaattagaagTATATAGCCTTAATTTGTAagtcttttttttttttttttttttagaaaaagaaaaaaaaggaaatattAGTGGAAAagtattaaatatatattttccagtatgttattttattacatttttttgtattaaatgaaaaatatatcataattatataatatatataaaaaagcaaaaaaatataacagatagaataaaaaataatatatatatatgtggtattttatatataattaacAATAGTGAaaatagatataataatttatatgttgtataatatatatgtacttttttttatattacataatcatcattattattaaaaagaagaaatataatagtaattgttatatattatattattattgttattattattatatatatttatatatttatttgtattcttatatttgtacatttatatttacttatatgtttatatttatttccatgttcatatttattcatCTGTTTATATCTTTTTGTATATTCGTATTTATTCActtgtttatatttattcatatgttcatatttctttatatgCGTATAATCTATTTATctgtttatatttatttatatatatttagatgtttatttatatgtatattctaaattttgtttacgtccatatttatatatttatatatataaatatatatatatatattttttttttcttttattctttattattttattttattttattttttttatgtgtaattttgtttataaagaaataatattttctcATAAATAGGAAATATTCTCTTTTTgtgttcatatatatatatgtgtatataagtgtatatatgcatattttgttttctaatatacatttctattttacaaattaattaatttttttttttaatcttTTAAACATATGTACAGTAACATTGTACcttgaaaataattaatatttatatttaaaaaaaaaagaaaaatgaataagtaaatataaaaaaattttgaacataataaaaatataatatatatatattatatttatttaaatatatatatatatatattttattttttgatgGTTTTTCCACCTAAAAACACTTTAAGGAAAAAGAGAAAAGTTATAAcataaattttttcttaatatatatatatatatttataaactaatttaatatatattataactgcagttatatttattatagTATTATCGTTGTAATATTAAACTCgtaaataaaatgtatcTTTAAGTTactaatattatttttaatcTATACTTATatgacatatatatatatatatatattcttaatttttttttttttttttttattgaaATTTTGGGTATGTGttttataaagaaatatgaATTTGTCTCattcttaattttttccAAAAATTAccaaatatatattggaaaaaattaataaaatataattaataaatatattttttatatatttataaaaattaaataaaaaaatattttatttttatgaagaattttttatttcatatgtatgaaataaaatatattgttcttataaatatattaaataattaaattaatatgaAATGCATATGCTTTTAAAATTTCTTGTTGCAAAATAAAAGAGAAAAGAACCCAAAGATTATAACTAAATGTCATTCTCTATATAGTTTcaaataatacaaaaaaaaaaaaaaaaaaaaaaaaaaaggtttttttaattgttaatgattaaataattgtatttcataaattatttattatttttatttatttgttattccttttttttttttttttttttttttttaattagaatattaaatgtttataataatttacaattataattttgaaatttttacgttttataataatgaaagTCTATActtataaagaaataatattttttataaaaacgAAGTAAATTTTAGTATTTTCTCATtttgaaaagaaaatttgaaatgtacaaaaagaaaataaatataaaagttcaagatgaaaaaaattatttcattttttaaaatataaattaaatttattataactttataattttttttttgtaattatatatgttgtatatatgtatatattttaataatgcCATTTGTTAATCAaaatttgttttatttataataaataaaatttatatttttataaaaaggaatatatatctatatatctatatatatatatatatatatttataataagGGGAAAAATCATTTTAGgatatgaataatattattattttaaaaaaaaaaaatacatatgtacatataaatatatatatatatatatatatatatatatatatattttataaaatgagTGTACCCGAAAATAGGGTAAACTTAATTCCTCGTATCAAAAATGAGGatgataaataataaaatttctttttttttttttttttaaatattacatatatatattttatatttttatgtataatttaaaaatttgttcataatttataaaagatataggaaataattattaaaaaatgtatagatgtcttctatatttaatataatatatgtaatgttttattacaattaattaattttaagtatttttataagaatataattttttatatttttataaattatagattaaaaaaaaaaaaaaaaaaaaaaccatgagatatataaatgtttgcattttattaaataaaataattagATAAGAACCATTTGAATATAAGcatttttatgttttaaaaaataatgtttaactaaatataatatatatatatatatatatatattacatattttagaaattttcattattagttggggaataaataaatttaaaaggatatattattttttataaaaacgaaaactatgtattattttatgattCATCTCTTTTGGAGTcatatatgtttaattaCTAGTTTgaaaccaaaaaaaaaaaaaaaaaaaaaaaaaaaattaaataatatgtaagtaaaagtaaattata
It includes:
- a CDS encoding putative exported protein (Plasmodium exported protein, unknown function); the encoded protein is MVHKKFNKISLVKSERNFKKTNNKNGLETKRNLKKYVTNNKIKLFLLFLELVLCTILHTTEVNYFDELSKNNSSNKNYKVNNRKEHGKFIRLLGEVENNNNEYELNGPSLIGVDPYNIQSFGEETENTKQNKSDNNFYYVLDNAYDKKLLEIKNDYERALEDMNTDNKAEYDGTVVNNILEEIYYDHTVSEVSHEQLNELNDNEDISLHEKQLRKERANMNDKDNSKNSNAQNKQGDVANKNFIKIFEKFFERMNKHRVNYLRNKYQIFQFLNELNREDRERLKALFFVAISLAILGIVFIIYLIVRIIILIIFLFE